A genome region from Leishmania mexicana MHOM/GT/2001/U1103 complete genome, chromosome 28 includes the following:
- a CDS encoding origin recognition complex subunit 1 (ORC1),putative translates to MKRSRRTAQQEDVMRALKEGVQALSVSSTLSTKDLVCRGDHARAIQEFLEDPKHHTMQIFGMPGTGKTATVNFALAQLASQRGTKPTAVFLNGFVVQKSSDIYYTLHHHLTKARLGAVEPCPVAQCASRVEKHFRRGWGGKPPALCVIVVDEVDKILEKHSKGLFKVVDWLTLPYANCKLITISNSMELQLDAKTKSRLGVVNQLVFSSYGTQELREILLHRVGAIEPKLFADQAVNQLCTQTASHYGDVRRLLQSASAAICGVLMRIQDNTVDVSSADGIITLREIHSVVRQIFHDRFVEFITTMRMPVLFITVAVLGKETEELIRKREVDCRLPLERLLAITQQAQRRCMNVSRPISRVAFVEEIELLRQVSLIEVCIGEDRIPIRCADELLDAKEEVFVFLLQPYQMVVDSCRLHDAFGATYGAALHL, encoded by the coding sequence ATGAAGCGGAGCCGGCGAACGGCCCAGCAGGAGGATGTGATGCGGGCGCTGAAggaaggcgtgcaggcgctgagTGTGTCGAGCACGCTCTCCACAAAGGACCTTGTCTGCAGAGGGGACCACGCACGTGCCATACAGGAATTCCTCGAAGATCCAAAGCATCACACGATGCAAATATTTGGAATGCCTGGTACTGGCAAGACGGCCACCGTAAACTTTGCGCTGGCGCAACTGGCGTCGCAACGGGGTACCAAACCGACAGCTGTCTTCCTTAACGGCTTTGTTGTTCAAAAGAGCTCTGATATCTACTACACTCTCCATCATCACTTAACAAAGGCGAGGCTCGGGGCGGTGGAGCCATGCCCGGTAGCGCAGTGCGCTTCGCGCGTCGAAAAGCACTTCCGGCGCGGGTGGGGCGGCAAGCCTCCTGCTCTGTGCGTAATTGTGGTCGATGAGGTGGATAAAATTCTGGAAAAACATTCAAAGGGACTTTTTAAAGTAGTTGATTGGCTTACTCTCCCGTACGCAAACTGCAAGCTGATCACCATCTCCAACAGTATGGAACTGCAACTCGATGCGAAAACAAAGAGCCGTCTCGGTGTAGTAAATCAGCTCGTGTTCTCGTCGTATGGCACTCAAGAGCTGCGTGAGATTCTTTTGCATCGTGTTGGCGCTATTGAGCCGAAACTCTTTGCGGATCAGGCGGTCAATCAGCTCTGCACGCAAACGGCGTCGCACTATGGTGACGTGCGGCGACTTTTGCAGTCTGCGTCTGCCGCCATTTGTGGTGTTTTGATGCGGATTCAAGATAACACTGTGGACGTCTCCTCTGCCGATGGCATTATCACGCTGCGCGAGATCCATAGTGTTGTGCGGCAGATTTTCCACGACAGATTTGTCGAGTTTATCACGACTATGCGAATGCCTGTCCTCTTTATTACTGTGGCTGTCCTCGGCAAAGAGACAGAGGAGCTCATCAGGAAGAGGGAAGTGGACTGCCGCCTTCCGCTGGAGCGCCTCCTGGCGATcacgcagcaggcgcagcggaggTGTATGAATGTCTCGCGGCCGATTTCTCGGGTCGCCTTCGTGGAGGAAATCGAGCTGCTTCGGCAAGTCTCTCTGATAGAGGTCTGCATCGGTGAAGATCGCATTCCCATCCGCTGCGCTGATGAGCTTCTTGACGCCAAGGAAGAagttttcgttttcctgcTTCAGCCGTATCAAATGGTAGTGGACTCCTGTCGCCTGCACGACGCATTTGGCGCTACGTACGGGGCGGCACTGCACTTGTGA